From Coraliomargarita sinensis, a single genomic window includes:
- the ispG gene encoding (E)-4-hydroxy-3-methylbut-2-enyl-diphosphate synthase, whose product MPLETDLRNLSYCDSRFIAKRRRSREVMVGHVGIGGANPIRVQSMTTTNTQDVEATVTQTLALAEVGCEVVRITAPNKKAAEALGEISKQVRAAKCEVPLVADIHFLPAAAMEAAKHVEKVRINPGNYADKKKFAVKEYSDADYEAELDRLHEAFSPIVLRCKELGRAMRIGTNHGSLSDRIMNRYGDSPLGMVESAMEFIRIAESHGYRDICLSMKASNPKVMVEAYRLAVARMNQEGMNYPLHLGVTEAGDGEDARVKSAIGIGTLLYDGLGDTIRVSLTEDPVHEIPVAKDLAEKAMALWSKQEDLPLGETRSDSIDPFDFQKRPTRIIELGPDCNIGGECVPAVIVKATPPVSEFEKIISEVCTTQTKFKDAKIEGLQIEIKNSSDLEAFTKLHEALHSVVKCFVLELVDVDLSILETREWPDGLSGITLLQEVKKEDAFYAASLLQFCRSQGFNLAIDCSPEALRDEVGAQLKEMGTSNLILACSGVPDIYHPLGNYRALVEAAKDFLPDTPIWIRNSPGNTLAPKDYFSDRLLESSVLSGALLCDGIGEAVSIEAEPLLEKSTTLAYNILQGARSRISKTEFVACPSCGRTLFDLQEVTQRIRSRTNHLKGVTIAIMGCIVNGPGEMADADFGYVGGAPGKINLYVGKECVKYNVPAAEALDRLIDLIKEHGKWIEPE is encoded by the coding sequence ATGCCACTGGAGACCGATCTTAGGAATCTCAGTTACTGCGATTCACGCTTCATCGCCAAGCGTCGCAGGTCCCGGGAAGTCATGGTAGGCCACGTCGGGATCGGCGGGGCCAATCCGATACGTGTGCAGTCGATGACCACGACCAACACCCAGGATGTCGAGGCGACCGTAACCCAGACCCTGGCCCTGGCGGAAGTGGGCTGCGAAGTCGTTCGCATCACCGCACCCAATAAAAAGGCGGCCGAAGCCCTCGGGGAGATTTCCAAGCAAGTCCGCGCCGCCAAGTGCGAGGTTCCGCTGGTCGCGGACATTCACTTTCTCCCGGCTGCCGCCATGGAGGCCGCCAAGCATGTCGAAAAAGTCCGGATCAACCCGGGCAACTATGCCGACAAGAAGAAGTTTGCCGTCAAGGAGTACAGCGACGCCGACTACGAGGCCGAACTGGATCGCCTGCACGAAGCTTTTTCCCCCATCGTACTACGCTGCAAGGAACTCGGACGTGCCATGCGAATCGGCACCAACCACGGCTCACTTTCCGACCGCATCATGAACCGCTACGGGGACTCTCCCCTCGGCATGGTGGAAAGCGCCATGGAGTTCATCCGCATCGCCGAAAGTCACGGCTACCGTGACATCTGCCTGTCGATGAAGGCGAGCAATCCGAAGGTGATGGTCGAAGCTTACCGTCTCGCTGTGGCCCGTATGAATCAGGAGGGGATGAATTATCCGCTTCACCTTGGTGTGACCGAAGCGGGCGACGGTGAAGATGCCCGGGTCAAGAGCGCGATCGGGATCGGCACCCTGCTTTATGACGGTCTTGGCGATACCATCCGCGTCTCACTGACCGAAGATCCGGTGCATGAGATCCCGGTCGCAAAAGACCTCGCGGAAAAAGCCATGGCGCTCTGGAGCAAACAGGAAGACCTGCCCCTCGGTGAGACGAGATCGGACAGTATCGATCCATTCGATTTTCAAAAGCGACCGACCCGCATCATCGAACTTGGCCCGGATTGTAATATTGGCGGCGAATGCGTACCTGCCGTCATCGTCAAAGCCACACCGCCCGTTTCCGAATTCGAAAAAATCATTTCAGAAGTCTGCACCACCCAAACCAAATTCAAGGACGCCAAGATTGAAGGGCTGCAGATTGAGATCAAGAACAGCAGCGACCTGGAGGCCTTCACAAAACTTCACGAGGCGCTACACAGTGTGGTGAAATGCTTCGTTCTGGAGTTGGTGGATGTCGATCTTTCCATATTGGAAACCCGGGAATGGCCGGACGGCCTGTCGGGCATCACTTTGCTTCAGGAGGTCAAAAAGGAAGATGCCTTCTACGCAGCCAGCCTTTTGCAGTTCTGCCGCAGTCAAGGCTTCAACCTCGCCATTGATTGCAGTCCGGAGGCACTGCGTGACGAAGTCGGTGCCCAACTTAAGGAGATGGGTACCAGTAATCTAATCCTGGCATGTAGCGGAGTTCCGGATATCTATCATCCACTCGGCAACTATCGGGCACTGGTCGAAGCCGCGAAAGACTTCCTCCCCGATACGCCGATCTGGATACGCAATAGCCCCGGCAACACACTCGCGCCCAAGGATTACTTCTCGGACCGGCTACTGGAGAGCAGCGTCCTCAGCGGGGCTCTTCTCTGCGATGGAATCGGCGAGGCCGTCAGTATCGAAGCCGAGCCACTTCTGGAAAAGTCCACCACCCTGGCTTACAACATCCTGCAAGGCGCTCGCTCACGAATCTCCAAAACAGAATTTGTGGCCTGCCCAAGCTGTGGCCGCACGCTTTTTGACCTGCAGGAGGTCACCCAACGCATCCGCTCCCGTACCAACCATCTCAAAGGGGTCACGATCGCCATCATGGGTTGCATCGTCAACGGACCCGGTGAAATGGCCGACGCCGACTTCGGCTATGTCGGCGGCGCGCCCGGAAAAATCAATCTCTACGTGGGCAAGGAGTGCGTGAAATACAACGTGCCCGCCGCCGAGGCCCTCGACCGCCTGATCGATCTGATCAAGGAACACGGCAAGTGGATTGAGCCGGAATAG
- a CDS encoding DUF445 domain-containing protein — MGSTVILISTPFITAAIGWFTNWVAIKMLFHPRKPMRVFLWKWQGLIPRRQEQLAAEAAEIIEREIMQQHMIVHEIRKIELGPYLEEAAHTLVWQRIGPQLKAIPLLGGFINESTLAKFEVIAASAMKDEAGPLMEKVATQFEASVNLKQLIEENIAAFDLERLEAIVNEVAKREFRTIERLGAVLGFLIGCLQLLILLLSGAITL; from the coding sequence ATGGGCTCCACTGTCATCCTCATTTCAACACCGTTTATTACCGCAGCGATCGGTTGGTTTACCAATTGGGTGGCCATCAAAATGCTGTTTCATCCCCGGAAGCCCATGCGCGTTTTCCTCTGGAAATGGCAGGGCCTGATCCCACGACGGCAGGAGCAGCTGGCCGCCGAGGCAGCTGAGATCATCGAACGGGAAATCATGCAGCAGCACATGATCGTACATGAGATCCGGAAGATCGAACTCGGTCCGTATCTGGAGGAAGCGGCCCACACCTTGGTCTGGCAACGTATCGGGCCGCAATTAAAGGCGATCCCGCTGCTGGGCGGCTTTATCAATGAGAGCACGCTCGCGAAATTTGAAGTCATTGCCGCCAGTGCGATGAAGGACGAGGCCGGGCCGCTCATGGAAAAAGTCGCCACCCAGTTTGAAGCTTCAGTGAATTTGAAGCAATTGATCGAAGAAAATATCGCCGCCTTTGACCTCGAACGACTTGAAGCAATTGTCAATGAGGTGGCCAAACGTGAATTCCGCACGATAGAACGACTTGGCGCGGTACTAGGATTTCTAATAGGTTGCCTCCAGCTCCTGATTCTCTTGCTCAGCGGGGCAATAACGTTATAG
- a CDS encoding ligase-associated DNA damage response exonuclease, translating to MSNRSTSSPLIRATKQGLYCEAGDFYIDPWRKVARALVTHGHSDHARYGMGAYLTATPGIGVVRERVGKDAKIEGLAFGQPLKIGGVTVSFHPAGHLLGSGQIRVEHRGEVWVVTGDYKTAPDVSCEAFEPVRCDTLITESTFGLPVYNWPEPEEIFRQINQWWRDNQKEGRTSVLFAYALGKAQRVLCGLDASIGPIGVHGAVERLNPHYRAAGRPLPDTLPANAETKSELRGRGLIVAPGSAQNTPWIRRFAPYSLGFASGWMTVRGNRRRRALDRGFILSDHVDWSGILNTIETSGASRVGVTHGYAQPLIRWLQEERGIEAYEVPSRFVGESESESEGESEGESEGGREHREDVSE from the coding sequence GTGAGTAACAGGTCAACATCAAGCCCGCTCATTCGTGCGACAAAACAGGGTCTTTATTGCGAGGCAGGCGATTTTTACATCGATCCCTGGCGGAAAGTGGCTCGTGCCCTTGTCACGCACGGGCACAGCGACCACGCCCGTTATGGTATGGGGGCCTATCTCACAGCTACTCCGGGGATCGGCGTCGTGCGTGAGCGCGTGGGCAAAGATGCCAAGATCGAAGGTCTCGCTTTTGGCCAGCCGCTAAAAATCGGCGGGGTGACCGTATCCTTTCATCCGGCAGGGCACCTCCTGGGCTCGGGACAGATCCGGGTCGAGCATCGCGGGGAGGTCTGGGTGGTAACGGGTGACTACAAGACTGCTCCGGACGTTTCCTGTGAGGCCTTTGAGCCGGTCCGCTGCGATACCTTGATCACCGAGTCGACTTTCGGGCTGCCGGTTTACAACTGGCCCGAGCCGGAGGAGATTTTTCGTCAAATCAACCAATGGTGGCGGGATAACCAGAAAGAGGGACGAACCAGCGTTTTGTTCGCTTATGCCCTCGGGAAGGCACAGCGGGTGCTTTGTGGTCTTGATGCCTCCATTGGTCCGATCGGGGTGCACGGTGCCGTGGAGCGCTTGAACCCGCACTATCGGGCAGCGGGTCGGCCACTGCCGGACACCCTCCCCGCCAATGCGGAAACCAAATCCGAACTCAGAGGCCGCGGGTTGATCGTCGCGCCGGGTTCCGCCCAAAACACGCCCTGGATCCGTCGTTTTGCCCCCTATTCATTGGGCTTCGCCTCCGGTTGGATGACGGTCCGGGGGAATCGCCGCCGGCGCGCCTTGGATCGGGGATTCATCCTTTCCGATCACGTGGACTGGTCGGGAATCCTGAATACGATTGAGACCAGCGGTGCGAGTCGTGTCGGGGTGACCCATGGCTATGCTCAGCCTCTGATTCGCTGGCTTCAGGAAGAGCGTGGTATTGAGGCCTATGAGGTGCCGAGTCGGTTTGTGGGTGAAAGTGAGAGTGAAAGTGAAGGTGAGAGTGAAGGTGAAAGTGAAGGCGGGCGTGAGCACAGGGAGGACGTATCTGAATGA
- a CDS encoding ATP-dependent DNA ligase, with the protein MKRFTELFMELDASNRTTAKLAALKRYFNEVPPADAAWAVYFLTGQRIKRVVKTGNLRDWAAGACGFPLWMLEECYNHVGDLAETLALLMNNRGKDGSESTAPPLHELVETRILALRGLETEDQRQKMVATWAELSGDACFVFNKLITGGFRVGVSRTLVNRALAEVVGVEPAIMAHRLMGDWRPTPENYRALFDSESARDDPARPYPFCLAYPLDDKEPETLGPVSDWQVEWKWDGIRAQLIKRGGEVLLWSRGEELVGDQFPEVIEAAQAWPDEVVLDGELLAWAGDGPAPFSELQRRLGRKKVGPKLRREVPVVFMAYDLMERQGEDYREKSTVCRRKALERYTEKVADDILQRSALVEVESWSAAAALREESRQRRVEGLMLKHKEVGYFAGRKKGEWWKWKVDPYTVDAVLVYAQQGHGRRAGLYTDYTFSIWRGGELVPFAKAYSGLSDKEIREVDRWIRQNTLDSHGPVRVVEPELVFEIAFEGISPSKRHKSGIAVRFPRIHRWRRDKPKTEADTLETVLELL; encoded by the coding sequence ATGAAGCGTTTTACCGAACTATTTATGGAGCTGGATGCCTCCAACCGCACGACGGCAAAATTGGCAGCGCTGAAGCGCTACTTCAATGAGGTCCCACCCGCTGATGCGGCTTGGGCGGTATATTTCCTGACAGGGCAACGGATCAAACGGGTGGTCAAAACCGGGAATCTGCGTGATTGGGCGGCCGGTGCCTGTGGCTTCCCGCTCTGGATGCTGGAGGAGTGTTACAATCATGTCGGCGACCTGGCCGAGACATTGGCATTGCTGATGAATAACCGGGGCAAGGACGGAAGCGAATCGACGGCGCCGCCTCTGCATGAGTTGGTGGAAACAAGGATTCTGGCACTGCGCGGTCTCGAAACGGAAGATCAGAGACAAAAGATGGTGGCAACCTGGGCAGAGCTCAGCGGGGATGCCTGCTTTGTCTTTAACAAACTCATTACCGGGGGCTTTCGCGTCGGCGTCAGTAGAACGCTGGTCAATCGCGCCTTGGCCGAGGTAGTGGGTGTCGAGCCGGCGATTATGGCGCACCGCCTGATGGGGGACTGGCGTCCGACGCCCGAAAATTACCGCGCGCTCTTCGACTCGGAGTCGGCGCGGGACGATCCGGCCCGACCTTACCCTTTTTGTCTGGCCTATCCACTCGACGATAAAGAACCGGAAACGCTCGGCCCTGTCAGCGACTGGCAAGTCGAATGGAAGTGGGACGGGATCCGCGCCCAACTGATTAAGCGGGGTGGGGAGGTCCTGCTCTGGTCACGTGGTGAAGAATTGGTGGGCGATCAGTTTCCTGAAGTCATTGAGGCGGCTCAGGCCTGGCCGGACGAGGTCGTGCTCGATGGTGAGCTGTTGGCCTGGGCGGGCGACGGCCCCGCCCCTTTCTCCGAATTGCAGCGACGGCTCGGGCGGAAAAAAGTGGGTCCCAAGCTACGACGCGAGGTGCCGGTGGTCTTCATGGCCTATGACTTGATGGAGCGACAAGGCGAAGACTATCGGGAAAAAAGCACCGTGTGTCGCCGGAAGGCTTTGGAGAGGTACACGGAAAAAGTGGCGGACGACATTCTGCAGAGGTCTGCTTTGGTCGAGGTGGAATCCTGGTCGGCGGCCGCCGCCCTGCGTGAAGAATCACGGCAGCGTCGGGTGGAGGGGCTGATGCTCAAACACAAAGAGGTCGGCTACTTCGCCGGCCGGAAGAAAGGCGAGTGGTGGAAATGGAAGGTCGATCCCTACACGGTCGATGCGGTTCTGGTTTATGCGCAACAGGGCCATGGGCGACGTGCCGGACTTTACACGGACTACACTTTTTCCATTTGGCGGGGTGGTGAGTTGGTGCCTTTCGCGAAGGCCTACTCAGGTCTGTCTGATAAGGAAATCCGCGAAGTCGATCGCTGGATACGACAAAACACATTGGACAGTCACGGGCCGGTGCGGGTGGTCGAGCCGGAACTGGTCTTTGAAATCGCTTTTGAAGGGATTAGCCCGTCCAAACGTCATAAATCCGGGATTGCGGTTCGCTTCCCCCGTATTCACCGCTGGCGTCGCGACAAACCCAAAACCGAGGCCGATACATTGGAGACCGTGCTGGAACTGTTATAG